In Nostoc sp. GT001, a genomic segment contains:
- the sds gene encoding solanesyl diphosphate synthase, with translation MTPATSLFTPVEADLRLLADNLKQLVGNRHPILFAAAEHLFGAGGKRIRPAIVLLISRATMLEQDITPRHRRLAEITEMIHTASLVHDDVVDESDVRRGVPTVHSLFGNRIAILAGDFLFAQSSWYLANLDNLEVVKLLSEVIMDLATGEIQQGLNRFDAGISIETYIEKSYYKTASLIANSSKAAGLLSEVSRETVEHLYSYGRHFGIAFQIVDDILDFTSTTDTLGKPAGSDLKSGNLTAPVLFALAEKPSLEVLIEREFAQEGDLEQALALIQDSQGIQQARELAAHHAKLAIEHLTVLPFSESHQALINIAEYTLSRLY, from the coding sequence ATGACCCCAGCCACCTCCTTGTTTACCCCTGTGGAAGCAGACCTGCGACTACTAGCAGATAACCTAAAACAGCTAGTTGGAAATCGCCACCCCATTCTGTTTGCAGCAGCCGAACATTTATTCGGAGCTGGGGGAAAGCGTATCAGACCAGCAATTGTCCTGCTAATATCGCGGGCAACAATGTTAGAACAAGACATTACACCGCGTCATCGCCGCCTTGCTGAGATTACAGAAATGATTCACACAGCAAGCTTGGTACATGATGATGTAGTAGATGAATCAGACGTGCGGCGAGGCGTTCCTACCGTTCATAGTTTGTTCGGGAACCGCATTGCCATCTTAGCAGGAGATTTTCTCTTTGCCCAATCGTCCTGGTATTTAGCAAACTTGGACAATTTAGAGGTAGTGAAACTGCTCTCAGAAGTCATTATGGATCTGGCTACTGGGGAGATTCAGCAGGGACTAAATCGTTTTGATGCTGGTATCTCTATTGAAACTTACATTGAGAAGAGTTACTACAAAACAGCTTCATTAATCGCCAACAGTTCTAAAGCTGCTGGGTTACTTAGTGAAGTCTCGCGAGAAACTGTTGAGCATCTGTATAGCTACGGTCGTCATTTTGGTATAGCATTTCAAATTGTTGATGACATTTTAGATTTCACCAGTACAACAGATACTTTGGGTAAACCAGCAGGGTCGGATCTCAAAAGTGGTAATCTAACAGCACCCGTTTTATTTGCTTTGGCGGAAAAACCATCTTTGGAAGTGCTGATTGAACGAGAGTTTGCTCAAGAAGGAGATTTAGAGCAAGCACTAGCACTGATTCAAGATAGTCAAGGTATACAGCAGGCGCGAGAGTTAGCTGCTCACCATGCTAAGTTGGCAATTGAACATCTTACAGTTCTCCCATTTTCAGAATCCCATCAGGCATTGATTAACATAGCTGAGTACACACTGAGTCGCCTTTATTAA
- the mreC gene encoding rod shape-determining protein MreC — MVTIRRWWDRKGLQIGLLALVLGSAWILRQTQGELVLETYQAITRPLEMLQSGPTPEERLRDARMMELQTRIVDLESQKTKLQDLLGYVEKEPLASRPIPARVVGRSADQWWQQVTLNRGANAGIQEGFVVKAEGGLVGLVESVTPNTSRVLLISDLKSQVGVSISRTAAKGVLRGDSSAEAVLEFYEKVPNVKVGDLVSTSTYSQKFPSGLAVGRIKSLDLKKLPASVAKIELFPPIRSLDWVAVYPKPENQESANQVPQKSK; from the coding sequence ATGGTGACAATACGGCGTTGGTGGGATCGTAAAGGGTTGCAAATTGGGTTGTTAGCTTTAGTACTTGGTAGTGCTTGGATATTGCGGCAGACTCAAGGTGAACTAGTGCTTGAGACATACCAGGCAATTACTCGTCCATTAGAGATGTTGCAGTCAGGGCCAACTCCAGAAGAACGTCTCAGAGATGCCCGGATGATGGAATTGCAAACCCGTATAGTAGATTTGGAAAGTCAAAAGACAAAGTTACAAGATTTATTAGGCTATGTGGAAAAAGAGCCGCTGGCATCACGACCAATTCCAGCACGGGTGGTAGGACGTAGTGCTGACCAGTGGTGGCAACAAGTTACGCTGAATCGCGGTGCGAATGCGGGGATTCAGGAAGGCTTCGTAGTCAAGGCAGAAGGCGGATTAGTTGGTCTGGTGGAGAGTGTAACTCCTAATACTAGCCGCGTGTTGTTAATCAGCGACCTCAAAAGTCAAGTGGGTGTATCGATTAGCCGCACAGCAGCTAAAGGCGTTTTGCGAGGAGATTCTTCTGCTGAAGCTGTATTGGAGTTTTATGAAAAAGTTCCAAATGTGAAAGTAGGAGATTTAGTTTCCACATCTACTTATAGTCAGAAATTTCCCTCTGGTTTGGCAGTAGGACGAATTAAGTCGCTGGATTTAAAGAAACTCCCGGCATCAGTGGCAAAAATTGAGCTTTTTCCGCCAATCCGCTCTCTCGATTGGGTAGCTGTTTATCCCAAGCCAGAAAACCAAGAGTCGGCAAATCAAGTGCCGCAAAAGTCTAAGTAA
- a CDS encoding cation:proton antiporter → MHLLDPINFSFPLLASAIEAADSSMVVEAVLLSLVVVYLASKVGGELSNQVGLPPVLGELVGGVVVGISVFHLLVFPEGGTDSSNSLIMSFLQTTAGLTPEAAPAVFAAQSEVISVLAELGVIILLFEIGLESNLKDLMAVGIQATVVAIVGVVVPFTAGTVGLMTLFGISAVPAIFAGAALTATSIGITSKVLSELGRLNSREGQIILGAAVIDDVLGIIVLAVVASLAKDGVVDVSKVIYLIISATGFILGAILLGNVFNKSFVAIADKLKTRGGLVIPAFIFAFAMAYLAAVIHLEAILGAFAAGLVLEETDKRKELQRQVCPIADMLVPIFFVTVGAKTDLGVLNPAIPDNREGLIMATFLIIVAILGKVITGLSVFGQPEINRLAIGVGMIPRGEVGLVFAGVGAASGALSKPLGAAIIMMVILTTFLAPPLLRFVFPDPKTVDGSSEQLILDGSSGTSLVIEPPSSRVPASNDSGNLGVTPDSGDR, encoded by the coding sequence ATGCATTTGTTAGATCCAATCAACTTCTCTTTTCCTCTGCTGGCTAGCGCAATAGAAGCCGCAGACAGTTCAATGGTAGTCGAAGCAGTACTACTAAGCTTAGTAGTCGTTTATCTCGCCAGCAAAGTTGGTGGAGAATTATCAAACCAAGTGGGTTTGCCGCCTGTTTTAGGTGAACTCGTTGGTGGTGTAGTAGTTGGCATATCTGTTTTCCACCTTTTAGTGTTTCCTGAAGGCGGCACAGACAGTTCTAACTCTTTGATTATGTCCTTCCTTCAAACTACTGCTGGTTTAACGCCTGAAGCCGCTCCAGCAGTGTTTGCAGCTCAGTCCGAGGTCATTTCCGTTCTGGCAGAATTGGGTGTGATCATTCTGCTGTTTGAAATCGGCTTGGAGTCGAATTTAAAAGACTTAATGGCAGTTGGTATTCAAGCCACCGTCGTAGCAATAGTGGGGGTAGTAGTACCCTTTACAGCTGGTACTGTCGGACTGATGACTTTATTTGGTATTAGTGCTGTACCCGCAATTTTTGCAGGGGCGGCTTTGACTGCCACTAGTATTGGTATTACTTCCAAGGTGCTGTCAGAACTGGGGCGACTCAATTCTAGAGAAGGGCAGATTATTTTGGGTGCTGCTGTAATTGATGATGTACTAGGCATCATCGTTTTAGCGGTAGTTGCCAGTTTAGCTAAAGACGGCGTGGTGGATGTCAGCAAAGTCATTTATTTGATTATCAGCGCCACTGGTTTTATTTTGGGAGCAATCCTACTAGGCAATGTTTTCAATAAGTCCTTTGTAGCGATCGCCGATAAACTCAAGACACGCGGTGGATTAGTAATCCCAGCATTCATTTTCGCTTTTGCTATGGCATACCTTGCTGCCGTCATCCACTTAGAAGCAATTCTGGGAGCTTTTGCAGCTGGTTTAGTCTTAGAAGAGACAGATAAGCGTAAAGAACTGCAAAGGCAAGTCTGTCCCATTGCCGATATGTTGGTGCCAATTTTCTTTGTGACTGTTGGCGCAAAAACCGATTTAGGAGTGTTAAACCCAGCAATTCCCGACAATCGGGAAGGGCTAATTATGGCAACTTTCCTGATCATAGTAGCCATTCTCGGTAAAGTTATCACAGGCTTAAGCGTGTTTGGTCAACCGGAAATCAACCGTTTAGCGATCGGTGTGGGGATGATTCCTAGAGGCGAGGTTGGGTTAGTGTTTGCTGGTGTTGGCGCTGCCAGTGGCGCTCTCTCGAAACCATTAGGAGCAGCAATTATCATGATGGTTATCTTGACAACCTTTTTAGCTCCTCCATTGTTACGATTTGTGTTTCCAGATCCAAAAACTGTGGACGGAAGCTCAGAGCAACTAATTTTAGACGGTTCCTCTGGGACTTCGTTGGTAATTGAACCACCATCATCGAGGGTGCCAGCATCAAATGACAGCGGCAATTTGGGAGTAACTCCAGATTCTGGCGATCGCTAA
- a CDS encoding N-acetylmuramoyl-L-alanine amidase codes for MKLRWLLSSTIGTIFMLSCQAMAARLESWRFDANQNKLEINTQGDVQPQAQLIFNPTRLVIDLPGTTFGRPQLTQQVGGAIRSIRVGQFDEQTTRIVVELTPGYSLDPKRVQFVGTTGDRWTVQLPTPEADNVPTRNTEGQPEQAIATDTSPRTSTQTFSPRNIYNVVTSGSVNPLNNRPLNNRMVVAKVTQIENLQVTGDGFFVRTNGGNPQIQINRSNDQKAINIDIAGATLSPSLEQRDLSINRYGVSRIQFTQLQTSPSVVRLTLQVDENSPNWRATTSSVGGFVVLPSRGVAQLPGSNSPRPIAPSNTPANIQSVQLANNGTQLLIRADQTLSATGGWDRTSGLFRITINNAKLAPKVTGPTFNPNSPILRVRLQPQESNTVTVLVQPAAGVQIGELNQVGDQLLALELRRSSSSITPPIALPPLPLPDQGQLPNPIDNPRPISQSQPRPSTPRGKLLVVIDPGHGGKDSGAPGLGGLLEKDVILPIGKRVGAILEQNGVQAVLTRDADFFVELQGRVDIAKRVNATLFVSIHANSVDNRPDVNGLEVYYYESGYGLAEVVRKTILQDIGTIKDRGTRKARFYVLRKSSMPSILVETGYMSGYEDNPRLGTPEYQNRMAEAIARGILKYLQQR; via the coding sequence GTGAAATTACGCTGGTTACTATCCAGTACTATTGGAACCATCTTCATGCTATCGTGTCAAGCAATGGCCGCGAGACTTGAATCTTGGCGTTTTGATGCCAATCAAAACAAGCTGGAAATTAATACTCAAGGGGATGTTCAACCCCAAGCACAATTAATTTTTAACCCGACTCGACTAGTAATTGATTTACCAGGAACCACATTTGGCCGCCCGCAGCTAACCCAACAAGTGGGCGGTGCAATTCGTTCTATTCGTGTTGGGCAGTTTGACGAACAAACAACGCGCATAGTGGTTGAACTGACTCCTGGTTATAGTTTAGACCCCAAGAGAGTGCAATTTGTGGGTACAACTGGCGATCGCTGGACAGTGCAATTACCTACGCCAGAAGCCGACAATGTACCGACAAGAAACACTGAGGGGCAACCAGAACAAGCTATAGCTACTGATACTTCACCCAGAACATCTACACAAACATTCTCCCCAAGGAATATTTACAATGTGGTGACAAGCGGTTCTGTAAATCCACTGAACAACAGACCACTGAACAACAGAATGGTTGTCGCCAAAGTTACTCAAATTGAGAACTTACAAGTCACTGGTGATGGTTTTTTTGTCCGTACCAATGGTGGTAATCCTCAGATTCAGATAAATCGTAGCAACGATCAGAAGGCAATTAACATCGACATTGCTGGCGCAACTCTATCACCAAGTTTAGAGCAGCGAGATTTATCGATTAATCGCTATGGTGTTAGCCGTATCCAGTTCACCCAGCTGCAAACCAGCCCATCTGTTGTTCGCCTGACTTTACAAGTGGATGAAAATAGTCCAAATTGGCGAGCAACCACTAGTAGTGTTGGTGGTTTTGTGGTTCTGCCCAGTCGTGGAGTTGCCCAACTGCCTGGAAGTAACAGTCCACGTCCTATAGCACCAAGTAACACACCTGCTAACATTCAGTCTGTGCAACTGGCTAATAATGGTACACAACTGCTGATTCGAGCCGACCAAACTTTATCTGCTACAGGAGGCTGGGATAGAACCTCTGGTCTGTTCCGCATCACTATCAACAATGCTAAGTTAGCTCCCAAAGTCACAGGCCCGACTTTTAATCCTAATAGCCCGATTTTACGGGTACGCCTGCAACCACAAGAATCCAACACTGTCACCGTCTTGGTTCAACCAGCAGCCGGAGTACAAATTGGGGAACTCAATCAGGTGGGCGACCAGCTTTTAGCTTTAGAATTACGACGCTCTAGTAGCAGCATCACACCGCCCATTGCTTTACCTCCCCTGCCATTACCAGACCAAGGTCAATTACCAAATCCCATAGATAATCCCCGTCCAATCTCCCAGTCACAGCCACGCCCCTCAACTCCCAGAGGGAAATTGCTAGTTGTTATTGACCCAGGACATGGTGGAAAAGACTCAGGTGCCCCTGGTTTGGGGGGACTTTTAGAAAAGGATGTAATTCTGCCTATTGGGAAAAGGGTAGGAGCAATTTTAGAGCAAAATGGTGTACAAGCTGTACTCACGCGGGATGCCGACTTTTTTGTAGAACTTCAAGGACGGGTAGATATTGCCAAGCGAGTTAACGCGACTCTGTTTGTCAGCATTCACGCTAATTCCGTTGATAATCGCCCTGATGTCAATGGCTTAGAAGTTTATTATTACGAGAGCGGTTATGGTCTGGCTGAAGTCGTTCGTAAAACCATTCTCCAGGATATCGGTACTATTAAAGATCGGGGAACCCGCAAAGCCAGATTCTATGTTCTTAGGAAAAGCTCCATGCCTTCGATTTTGGTAGAAACAGGCTATATGAGTGGTTACGAGGATAATCCCAGATTGGGAACACCAGAATATCAAAATCGGATGGCAGAAGCGATCGCTCGTGGCATTCTAAAATACTTACAGCAGAGGTAA
- a CDS encoding single-stranded DNA-binding protein — translation MSINIVTLVGRVGGDPDIKYFESGSVKCRLTLAVKRRSRNSDEPDWFTLELWDKTAEVAGNYVRKGSLIGIKGSLKFDTWSDRQTGANRSTPIIRVDQLELLGSKRDGEGGTGDMSSEHF, via the coding sequence ATGAGTATTAATATTGTCACTCTTGTTGGTCGTGTAGGTGGCGACCCTGATATAAAATATTTTGAATCCGGTAGTGTGAAGTGTAGATTGACACTCGCGGTAAAAAGGCGATCGCGCAACAGCGATGAACCTGACTGGTTCACGCTGGAGTTATGGGATAAGACGGCTGAAGTGGCAGGTAATTATGTCCGTAAGGGAAGCTTGATCGGCATAAAAGGTTCCTTAAAGTTTGACACATGGAGCGATCGCCAAACAGGAGCAAACCGTTCTACACCAATTATTAGAGTAGATCAACTGGAATTATTAGGCTCTAAACGAGATGGAGAAGGCGGTACAGGAGATATGTCTTCAGAACATTTTTAA
- the ribD gene encoding bifunctional diaminohydroxyphosphoribosylaminopyrimidine deaminase/5-amino-6-(5-phosphoribosylamino)uracil reductase RibD, translated as MDNSPVVAQADASLPNYTQENTPIVESATGSNSPPKQKVGTDFDSRMMLRCLELARRALGRTSPNPLVGAVIVKDGEIVGEGFHPRAGEPHAEVFALREAGDRSRGATIYVSLEPCNHYGRTPPCSEGLIEAGVAKVVVGMVDPNPLVAGGGIARLRAAGIEVLVGVEEEACRQLNEAFVHRILYKRPMGILKYAMTLDGKIATTSGHSAWVTSQEARSEVHLVRAACDAIIVGGNTVRQDNPYLTSHQVEAHNPLRVVMSRHLNLPTSAHLWQTADAPTLVLTQKGANPDFQELLLKQGVEVVELASLTPDKAMAYLYERGFCSVLWECGGTLAASAIAQGAVQKVLAFIAPKIIGGSIAPTPVGDLGFTTMTEALSLERVRWRVVGSDCLVEGYLSQKANSQQS; from the coding sequence ATGGATAATTCCCCAGTGGTCGCTCAAGCAGATGCATCCTTACCAAATTACACTCAGGAAAATACACCAATAGTGGAGTCAGCAACTGGCTCGAATTCACCACCGAAGCAAAAGGTAGGAACTGACTTTGACTCTCGCATGATGCTGCGGTGTTTGGAACTGGCTCGTCGCGCTTTAGGGCGGACTTCGCCAAATCCGTTAGTAGGAGCGGTGATTGTCAAGGATGGCGAGATTGTCGGCGAAGGATTTCATCCTCGCGCAGGTGAGCCTCATGCAGAAGTGTTTGCCTTGAGGGAAGCAGGCGATCGCTCTCGTGGTGCAACAATCTATGTTAGCCTCGAACCTTGTAACCACTATGGGCGTACTCCCCCTTGTTCGGAAGGATTGATCGAAGCAGGGGTGGCAAAAGTAGTGGTGGGTATGGTTGATCCCAATCCACTGGTAGCTGGAGGTGGTATCGCCCGTTTACGGGCAGCGGGAATCGAAGTATTGGTTGGAGTAGAAGAGGAAGCTTGCCGTCAGCTAAATGAAGCTTTTGTGCATCGCATTCTCTATAAGCGACCTATGGGAATTTTAAAATATGCCATGACTTTAGACGGCAAAATTGCTACTACCTCTGGTCATAGCGCTTGGGTGACAAGTCAAGAAGCCCGCAGCGAAGTACATCTAGTGCGGGCGGCTTGTGATGCCATAATTGTCGGCGGTAATACAGTCCGACAAGATAATCCTTACTTAACCAGCCATCAGGTGGAGGCACATAATCCCCTACGAGTGGTGATGAGTCGCCATCTTAACTTACCGACAAGTGCCCATCTGTGGCAAACTGCGGATGCACCAACTTTGGTGTTGACACAGAAGGGTGCTAACCCCGATTTTCAAGAACTGTTGCTCAAGCAGGGTGTGGAGGTAGTGGAATTAGCATCACTTACGCCGGATAAGGCAATGGCATACTTATATGAACGAGGTTTTTGTAGCGTGCTGTGGGAGTGTGGTGGTACTTTAGCTGCTAGTGCGATCGCTCAAGGAGCAGTGCAAAAAGTTTTAGCATTTATTGCCCCAAAAATCATTGGTGGTAGTATTGCTCCCACACCAGTGGGTGATTTAGGTTTTACTACCATGACTGAGGCGTTGTCTTTAGAACGTGTTCGTTGGCGTGTAGTAGGCTCTGACTGCTTAGTGGAAGGTTATTTGTCCCAAAAAGCCAATAGTCAACAGTCATAA
- a CDS encoding rod shape-determining protein gives MGIDLGTANTLVYVSGKGIVLQEPSVVAIDVNEKVALAVGEEAKKMLGRTPGNVIALRPLRDGVIADFEIAELMLKSFIQRVNEGKSLILPRIVIGIPSGVTGVERRAVMDAAHQAGARKVYLIDEPVAAAIGAGLPVAEATGNMIIDIGGGTTEVAVLSLQGTVISESVRIAGDELTDAIVQYIKKVHNLVIGERTAEEIKIRLGSAYPTNDDNDAMMEVRGLHLLSGLPRTVTIKAPEIRESMLEPLSVIIEAVKRTLERTPPELAADIIDRGIMLAGGGALLKGIDTLISHETGIITHIAADPLSCVVLGTGRVLENFKQLERVVTESSRNM, from the coding sequence ATGGGTATCGACCTTGGTACCGCGAACACCCTGGTTTATGTATCTGGTAAAGGTATTGTACTACAAGAACCTTCTGTAGTTGCTATCGATGTCAACGAAAAGGTTGCACTAGCAGTAGGAGAAGAAGCCAAAAAAATGCTCGGTCGCACACCGGGAAATGTGATTGCTCTCCGTCCTTTGCGGGATGGTGTAATCGCTGACTTTGAGATTGCCGAGCTAATGCTGAAAAGCTTTATTCAGCGTGTAAATGAAGGTAAGTCTTTAATCCTACCCCGAATCGTCATTGGTATTCCTAGTGGCGTTACAGGAGTAGAAAGGCGAGCAGTGATGGATGCAGCTCACCAAGCAGGAGCCAGAAAAGTCTATTTAATTGATGAGCCTGTAGCTGCGGCCATTGGTGCAGGACTACCTGTTGCCGAAGCTACAGGCAACATGATCATCGATATTGGTGGTGGCACAACAGAAGTTGCAGTGCTGAGTCTTCAAGGTACGGTGATTAGCGAATCAGTACGCATTGCTGGAGATGAACTGACTGATGCGATCGTTCAGTATATTAAGAAAGTTCATAACTTAGTCATTGGTGAACGTACTGCCGAGGAAATCAAGATTCGGCTTGGTTCTGCCTATCCGACTAATGATGATAATGACGCGATGATGGAAGTCCGAGGCTTACACCTGCTTTCTGGTTTACCGCGAACTGTAACCATCAAAGCCCCAGAAATCCGTGAAAGCATGTTGGAACCTCTATCAGTAATCATCGAAGCTGTGAAGCGGACATTGGAACGCACACCGCCAGAACTGGCAGCAGATATTATTGACAGAGGTATTATGTTAGCTGGTGGCGGTGCTTTGCTCAAAGGCATAGATACCCTCATTAGCCATGAAACAGGGATTATTACCCACATTGCTGCCGATCCTTTGAGCTGTGTTGTGCTGGGAACAGGTCGTGTGTTAGAAAACTTTAAACAGTTGGAACGAGTTGTTACCGAAAGCTCTCGCAATATGTAG
- the mreD gene encoding rod shape-determining protein MreD — MKIPAFGGSRQKKPKSSERKSKFRIQPLARLHPGIRQLLGWIVTASSVLLCLLLLPTRFPGMELLGIGPNWLLIWVVAWSVKRTVFAGALAGIVLGLLQDSMTSPSPTHAISLGIVGALTALLQKQRFIEEDFISIAVIVFVLAVLAETIFGLQLTLLGNERKVTDIWTYYQRVALASAILSSLWAPVVYYPLNLWWQRMKLLEQ; from the coding sequence ATGAAGATTCCTGCATTTGGTGGTAGCAGGCAGAAAAAGCCAAAATCGTCAGAGCGAAAATCGAAATTCCGAATCCAGCCGCTTGCTCGTTTGCATCCCGGTATACGTCAGTTGTTGGGTTGGATCGTGACGGCTAGTTCTGTACTATTATGTTTACTATTATTACCAACCCGATTCCCAGGTATGGAATTGTTGGGAATTGGCCCTAACTGGCTGTTAATTTGGGTGGTAGCTTGGAGTGTGAAGCGCACGGTGTTTGCCGGAGCATTGGCAGGTATAGTTCTGGGGCTACTTCAAGATTCGATGACATCACCTAGCCCGACTCATGCCATCAGTTTAGGTATTGTGGGGGCTTTAACTGCTCTGCTTCAGAAACAGCGTTTTATCGAAGAAGATTTTATTTCGATTGCTGTAATTGTTTTTGTTTTGGCAGTTTTAGCAGAAACTATCTTTGGGTTGCAATTAACTTTGCTCGGCAATGAGCGCAAAGTGACAGATATTTGGACATATTATCAGCGCGTCGCTCTTGCCTCTGCCATTCTGAGTAGTCTATGGGCACCTGTGGTCTATTATCCCCTGAATCTTTGGTGGCAGCGGATGAAATTGTTGGAGCAATAG
- the murI gene encoding glutamate racemase, with protein sequence MYSSSIFEGNLDDFSEREPQRAPIGIFDSGVGGLTVLRQIYRQLPNESIVYFGDTARLPYGIRSQAEILRFTREIITWLQQQQVKMVIMACNTSSALALETVRQEFSIPILGVILPGAKAAVQQGKRIGVIATPATAKSNAYKHAILEIAPDVQVWQVGCPEFVPLIEQNRIHDPYTAEVARAYLEPLLEQEIDTLVHGCTHYPHLTPVLRSLLPSQIQLVDPAVHVVAACAQELDLLGLKNTHLPLPTRFAVSGCPQQFSQSGVQWLGYTPMVEEVSFTDIAISQLQ encoded by the coding sequence GTGTATTCATCTTCCATTTTTGAAGGGAATCTTGACGATTTTTCCGAGCGAGAACCCCAACGTGCCCCAATTGGCATCTTTGATAGTGGTGTGGGTGGGCTGACAGTACTGCGACAAATATATCGACAACTCCCCAATGAATCAATTGTTTACTTTGGGGATACAGCTAGACTTCCTTACGGAATTCGTTCACAAGCAGAAATTTTACGATTTACACGTGAAATTATTACCTGGCTACAACAGCAGCAGGTAAAAATGGTAATCATGGCTTGCAACACCAGTTCTGCTTTAGCCCTAGAAACTGTGCGTCAAGAATTCAGCATACCTATTTTGGGAGTAATCCTACCGGGTGCAAAAGCTGCGGTGCAGCAAGGAAAGCGAATTGGTGTAATTGCCACTCCAGCTACAGCTAAGAGTAATGCTTATAAGCACGCTATTCTTGAAATTGCTCCTGATGTCCAAGTCTGGCAAGTTGGATGTCCAGAGTTTGTACCACTGATTGAGCAAAACCGCATTCACGATCCTTACACTGCCGAAGTAGCACGAGCCTACCTAGAGCCTTTATTAGAGCAGGAAATTGACACCCTAGTTCACGGCTGTACTCATTATCCCCACCTTACACCAGTACTGCGATCGCTCCTCCCCTCTCAAATTCAGTTGGTCGATCCGGCTGTTCATGTTGTGGCAGCTTGTGCGCAAGAACTAGACTTACTAGGCTTAAAAAATACTCATCTACCATTACCAACTCGCTTCGCCGTCAGCGGTTGTCCGCAACAGTTTTCCCAGTCAGGAGTGCAGTGGCTAGGATATACCCCAATGGTTGAAGAGGTTTCCTTCACTGATATCGCTATTTCCCAACTCCAATAA
- the hetZ gene encoding heterocyst differentiation protein HetZ, translating into MNSAATATIPSATILGENSTGVEAIFQLLSKEFQQSTKASEQNCHDVARRITTEVYRICHESKRIQASGSVESSAMTLARHRLQQCLRYYQLGSNRGRVELHSTLSAIIYRYINPPQKQLSYQGRLTIIEDFLQSFYLEALNAFRRENQLGATYRPQTLLELSEYMAFTERYGKRRIPLPGRQQQLIILRAQTFSQQQPPETSVDIEQAAEGSNNEGDGSWEEPAIHQLRSTMATQAEPEPEEDTLRSVVVTELMNYLEQRQQSDCADYFSLRLQDLSAQEIESVLGLTPRQRDYLQQRFKYHLIRFALLHRWELVHEWLEASLHTNLGLTPQQWQVYTAQLDNKQRSLLELKQQGQADEKIAKTLGLSMAQLQKRWFKILEQAWEIRNSLVSGSGASTHE; encoded by the coding sequence ATGAATTCAGCCGCAACCGCAACTATTCCATCTGCAACTATTCTGGGAGAAAATTCTACAGGCGTGGAGGCGATCTTTCAACTCCTGTCCAAGGAGTTTCAGCAGTCAACTAAAGCTTCGGAACAGAATTGCCACGATGTAGCAAGACGTATTACCACCGAAGTCTACCGGATTTGTCATGAGAGTAAACGTATCCAAGCTTCTGGATCTGTAGAAAGCTCGGCGATGACCCTGGCTCGGCATCGGCTGCAACAGTGTCTCAGGTACTATCAGTTGGGTTCAAATCGGGGCAGGGTCGAATTACACAGTACTCTGAGTGCAATTATTTATCGATATATTAATCCTCCTCAGAAGCAATTGAGCTATCAAGGGCGGCTGACGATAATTGAAGATTTCCTCCAGAGTTTTTATCTAGAGGCGTTGAATGCTTTCCGGCGAGAAAATCAACTTGGTGCTACTTATCGCCCTCAGACGCTCTTGGAATTGTCCGAGTATATGGCATTTACCGAGCGCTACGGCAAGCGACGCATTCCTTTACCAGGTCGTCAGCAACAGCTAATTATCCTGCGGGCACAAACTTTTTCCCAACAGCAGCCTCCAGAAACCAGCGTAGATATAGAACAAGCCGCAGAAGGTAGCAATAATGAAGGTGACGGTTCTTGGGAAGAACCAGCAATTCACCAATTACGCTCCACAATGGCAACACAAGCCGAACCCGAACCCGAAGAAGACACCTTGCGTTCCGTTGTGGTTACGGAATTAATGAATTATCTCGAACAACGACAACAATCTGACTGCGCTGATTATTTTTCTCTCCGCCTCCAAGATTTATCAGCACAGGAAATTGAATCGGTTTTAGGTTTAACTCCTCGTCAGAGAGATTATTTGCAGCAGCGCTTTAAGTATCATTTGATTCGATTCGCCCTGTTGCACCGTTGGGAATTAGTTCACGAGTGGCTGGAAGCTTCTTTGCACACAAACTTGGGCTTAACTCCCCAGCAATGGCAAGTATACACAGCACAGCTGGACAATAAGCAACGGTCTTTATTAGAGTTGAAGCAACAAGGACAAGCTGATGAAAAAATAGCAAAAACTTTGGGGCTATCAATGGCACAACTGCAAAAACGATGGTTTAAGATTCTTGAGCAAGCTTGGGAAATTCGTAACTCATTAGTTTCCGGATCAGGTGCATCTACTCATGAATAG